The following proteins are encoded in a genomic region of Methylobacterium tardum:
- the rplU gene encoding 50S ribosomal protein L21, with translation MFAVIKTGGKQYRVAANDTITIASLAGEAGEAVTFGEVLLFADGAGATQVGAPTLSGISVTGEIVRHGRDKKVIAFKKRRRQNSRRKRGHRQDHTVVRITGISA, from the coding sequence ATGTTCGCAGTCATCAAGACGGGCGGTAAGCAGTACCGCGTCGCCGCCAACGACACCATCACCATCGCGTCGCTCGCGGGCGAGGCCGGCGAGGCCGTGACCTTCGGCGAGGTCCTTCTGTTCGCCGACGGCGCCGGCGCGACCCAGGTCGGCGCTCCGACCCTGTCGGGCATCAGCGTCACGGGCGAGATCGTGCGCCACGGTCGCGACAAGAAGGTCATCGCCTTCAAGAAGCGCCGCCGGCAGAACTCCCGCCGCAAGCGCGGCCATCGCCAGGACCACACGGTCGTGCGCATCACCGGCATCTCGGCCTGA
- a CDS encoding cupin domain-containing protein → MDANRRAFLGTAALGAGGLVALTQQAAAAATDHGAPGAGGFGRDVQQLPPGAQVAYHDPKDVGAMPDFHFSLDGNVPKITSGGWAKEATVHQFPISKGIAGVHMFLDPGASRELHWHAIAAEWAYVIDGRCQTVVLDPSGASEINNYEPGDLWFFPKGHGHSIQTIGDKPCHFILSFDNGAFSEHGTFSITDWVDVSPKDMLAADFGLPKEALNAFPKGEAYIQAGPVIPLSQALDAPWPKESTHKFRLLKDPRAVREFDGGTFRLATVDEWPISKSMSGGVMTIRPGQMRKFHWNVNANEWHFYLKGKGEVALFGSGGRGKVAEFNPGDVAYIPQGFGHAIKNVGDEDLEIIQTWDNGKFEEIDLDAWIKASPNYLVSNNFAGVPAETIAKLKQG, encoded by the coding sequence ATGGACGCGAATCGACGCGCGTTTCTCGGGACCGCCGCGCTCGGCGCTGGCGGTCTCGTCGCTCTCACGCAGCAGGCCGCTGCGGCGGCGACCGACCACGGCGCGCCGGGCGCCGGCGGCTTCGGCCGTGACGTTCAGCAGCTCCCCCCGGGCGCTCAGGTTGCCTACCACGATCCCAAGGATGTCGGCGCCATGCCCGACTTCCACTTCTCGCTCGACGGCAATGTGCCGAAGATCACGTCCGGCGGCTGGGCCAAGGAGGCCACGGTCCATCAGTTCCCCATCAGCAAGGGGATCGCGGGCGTGCACATGTTCCTCGACCCCGGCGCTTCGCGCGAGCTACACTGGCACGCGATCGCGGCCGAGTGGGCCTACGTGATCGACGGCCGCTGCCAGACCGTGGTTCTCGACCCGTCGGGGGCGAGCGAGATCAACAATTACGAGCCGGGCGACCTCTGGTTCTTCCCGAAGGGCCACGGCCACTCGATCCAGACGATCGGTGACAAGCCGTGCCACTTCATCCTGTCGTTCGACAACGGCGCTTTCTCGGAGCACGGCACCTTCTCGATCACCGACTGGGTCGACGTGTCCCCGAAGGACATGCTGGCGGCCGATTTCGGCCTGCCGAAGGAAGCGCTCAACGCCTTCCCGAAGGGCGAGGCCTATATTCAGGCCGGCCCGGTGATCCCGCTCTCCCAGGCGCTGGATGCGCCCTGGCCGAAGGAATCGACCCACAAGTTCCGGCTCCTCAAGGACCCGCGCGCCGTGCGCGAGTTCGACGGCGGCACCTTCCGCCTCGCCACCGTGGACGAGTGGCCGATCTCCAAGTCGATGTCGGGCGGCGTCATGACCATCCGGCCCGGCCAGATGCGCAAGTTCCACTGGAACGTGAACGCCAACGAATGGCACTTCTACCTGAAGGGTAAGGGCGAGGTGGCTTTGTTCGGCTCGGGCGGTCGCGGCAAGGTCGCGGAGTTTAATCCGGGCGACGTGGCCTACATCCCCCAGGGCTTTGGTCACGCGATCAAGAACGTCGGCGACGAGGACCTGGAGATCATCCAGACCTGGGACAACGGCAAGTTCGAGGAGATCGACCTCGATGCCTGGATCAAGGCCAGCCCGAACTACCTCGTGTCGAACAACTTCGCCGGCGTGCCGGCCGAGACGATCGCCAAGCTGAAGCAGGGCTGA
- a CDS encoding GNAT family N-acetyltransferase: MFPDLTRDDVFRIETRRLWLRWPAAKDRDAILKLAGDPAVSEMLARVPHPLPAPVVDAFLLQARSENAAGSALTLALARRAAPATAIGVVSIEVGPDRMPELGYWLGKPYWGAGLIREAVSSLCHAFFAYAGGTELAASARSVNPASRRVLESCGFQHVGTGLRPFPARGADLPVDRFRLDRRRWQMLESEPAMTEAA, translated from the coding sequence ATGTTCCCCGATCTGACCCGTGATGACGTCTTCCGGATCGAGACGCGCCGGCTATGGCTGCGCTGGCCGGCCGCCAAGGACAGGGACGCGATCCTGAAGCTGGCCGGGGATCCGGCCGTGTCGGAGATGCTGGCGCGGGTCCCACACCCGCTGCCGGCACCCGTGGTGGATGCCTTCCTGCTGCAGGCGCGCTCGGAGAACGCGGCCGGGTCGGCGCTGACGCTCGCCCTGGCACGGCGCGCGGCCCCTGCGACCGCGATCGGCGTCGTCAGCATTGAGGTCGGGCCTGATCGGATGCCGGAACTGGGCTACTGGCTCGGAAAGCCGTACTGGGGCGCTGGCCTGATACGCGAGGCGGTGTCGAGCCTGTGCCACGCCTTCTTCGCCTATGCCGGAGGAACCGAGCTCGCGGCTTCGGCGCGCAGCGTCAACCCGGCGTCCCGGCGCGTCCTGGAGTCGTGCGGCTTCCAGCATGTCGGCACCGGCCTGCGGCCGTTTCCGGCTCGGGGCGCGGATCTGCCGGTCGATCGCTTCCGCCTCGACAGGCGGCGGTGGCAGATGCTGGAATCCGAGCCCGCGATGACGGAGGCTGCCTGA
- the ruvA gene encoding Holliday junction branch migration protein RuvA, producing MIGKLKGIVDSFGEDFVILDVSGVGYIAHCSARTLQRMPKAGEPAELSIETHVREDMIRLYGFRSDAEREWFRLLQTVQGVGARVALGVLSALEPEALANAIATGDKAAISRAPGVGPRLAARMAAELKDKAPAFAPVDPSLVALTDAVGAGAAPQPVADAISALVNLGYPQVQAATAVAAALKSAGEGAEARVLIRLGLRELAR from the coding sequence ATGATCGGCAAGCTTAAGGGAATCGTGGACTCGTTCGGCGAGGATTTCGTGATCCTCGACGTCTCGGGCGTCGGCTACATCGCGCATTGCTCGGCGCGGACGCTCCAGCGTATGCCGAAGGCGGGCGAGCCGGCGGAACTGTCGATCGAGACTCATGTCCGCGAGGACATGATCCGGCTCTACGGCTTCCGCTCCGATGCCGAACGGGAATGGTTTCGTCTGCTCCAGACCGTCCAGGGGGTCGGGGCCCGCGTGGCTCTGGGTGTCCTGTCGGCCCTTGAGCCGGAGGCGCTGGCCAACGCAATCGCCACGGGCGACAAGGCTGCGATCAGCCGCGCACCGGGTGTCGGACCCCGGCTCGCAGCCCGGATGGCCGCCGAACTGAAGGACAAGGCCCCGGCTTTCGCTCCGGTGGATCCGTCGCTGGTCGCCCTGACCGACGCCGTGGGCGCGGGCGCCGCTCCGCAGCCCGTGGCCGACGCGATCTCGGCTCTGGTCAATCTCGGCTACCCCCAGGTCCAGGCCGCCACCGCGGTCGCCGCCGCCCTCAAGAGCGCCGGGGAGGGGGCCGAGGCCAGGGTGCTGATCCGCCTGGGCTTGCGGGAGCTCGCGCGCTGA
- a CDS encoding 2,3-bisphosphoglycerate-dependent phosphoglycerate mutase has protein sequence MERLLVLVRHGQSDWNLKNLFTGWRDPDLTERGVAEARSAGRGLKREGYSFDAAFTSELVRAQRTCALLLEEMGLGDLAVVRDRALNERDYGELSGLNKDDARARWGDAQVHAWRRSYDVRPPGGESLKDTAARVLPYYITAILPRVMAGQRVLVAAHGNSLRALVMVLDRLDGDAVTDLQIRTGVPLVYRLNADTTIAAKTVLAWDGDAGP, from the coding sequence ATGGAACGGCTCCTCGTCCTCGTCCGGCACGGCCAGAGCGACTGGAACCTCAAGAACCTGTTCACTGGCTGGCGCGACCCCGACCTGACGGAGCGCGGCGTGGCCGAGGCCCGCTCGGCCGGGCGCGGGCTGAAGCGGGAGGGCTACAGCTTCGACGCGGCGTTCACGTCGGAGCTGGTGCGGGCGCAGCGGACCTGCGCCCTGCTCTTGGAGGAGATGGGCTTGGGCGATCTCGCGGTTGTTCGCGATCGGGCCCTCAATGAGCGCGACTACGGCGAACTCTCGGGCCTCAACAAGGACGATGCCCGGGCCCGCTGGGGCGACGCGCAGGTCCATGCCTGGCGGCGATCCTACGACGTGCGTCCACCCGGGGGCGAGAGCCTCAAGGACACGGCGGCGCGGGTGCTGCCCTACTACATTACTGCGATCCTGCCGCGGGTCATGGCCGGCCAGCGGGTTCTGGTAGCGGCCCACGGCAACTCGCTGCGCGCCCTGGTGATGGTTCTCGACCGCCTGGACGGCGACGCCGTCACGGACCTTCAGATCAGGACCGGCGTCCCGCTGGTCTACCGCCTCAACGCCGACACCACGATCGCCGCCAAGACGGTGCTGGCGTGGGACGGCGATGCGGGCCCCTGA
- the bfr gene encoding bacterioferritin, producing the protein MKGDTKVIEYLNRGLRSELTAVSQYWLHFRMLNDWGYVELAKFWRKESIEEMNHADRFIDRILFLDGFPNLQELDPLRIGQNVQEILDSDLAAENEARSLYLEAAKYCDSINDRVSKRLFEDLAEDEEGHIDFLETQLELIKQIGLPLYAQKHIGGLEQIAPEKE; encoded by the coding sequence ATGAAGGGCGACACCAAGGTCATCGAGTATCTCAACCGGGGTTTGCGCAGCGAACTGACCGCTGTCAGCCAGTACTGGCTGCATTTCCGGATGCTCAATGACTGGGGCTACGTTGAGCTGGCCAAGTTCTGGCGCAAGGAATCGATCGAGGAGATGAACCACGCCGACCGGTTCATCGACCGGATCCTGTTCCTCGACGGCTTCCCGAACCTGCAGGAACTCGATCCGCTGCGCATCGGCCAGAACGTCCAGGAGATCCTGGATTCCGATCTCGCCGCCGAGAACGAGGCCCGCAGCCTCTATCTCGAGGCTGCAAAGTACTGCGATTCGATCAACGACCGCGTGTCCAAGCGCCTGTTCGAGGATCTGGCCGAGGACGAGGAGGGTCACATCGACTTCCTTGAGACGCAGCTGGAGCTGATCAAGCAGATCGGCCTGCCGCTCTACGCGCAGAAGCATATCGGCGGGCTTGAGCAGATCGCTCCCGAGAAGGAATAA
- a CDS encoding (2Fe-2S)-binding protein yields the protein MIVCSCNVISDGAVRSCLSPGPGCPRTPAQVYACLGCSPKCGRCARTIRSIMETALGQAAQAESSHACTTACASACSLVKFQTADEGVAA from the coding sequence ATGATCGTCTGTTCTTGCAATGTCATCTCGGACGGCGCGGTACGCAGTTGCCTCTCGCCCGGCCCCGGCTGCCCGCGCACCCCGGCCCAGGTCTATGCGTGTCTGGGCTGCAGCCCGAAATGCGGTCGCTGCGCCCGCACCATCCGCTCGATCATGGAGACCGCCCTCGGCCAAGCTGCGCAAGCGGAGAGCAGCCATGCCTGCACGACCGCTTGCGCAAGCGCGTGTAGTTTGGTGAAATTCCAAACTGCGGATGAGGGAGTCGCGGCCTGA
- a CDS encoding YceI family protein, protein MRVPFLALIGLLCLASAQAADNPAPPVGPSADPTQVRPGAYVLDPDHGKITWSVSHLGYSTYYGQFTGLTGTLQLDPKAPEKSGLDVTVPLGGVITGSARLNEHLAAPDFFDAVKFPNATFKATQIEPTSPTTARITGDLNLRGTVRPLAIDATFNQAGIHPVDQRYTVGFDGRAVIKRSDFGINAYLPQLGDEVTLRIEGEFKAAP, encoded by the coding sequence ATGCGTGTGCCATTTCTTGCCCTGATCGGGCTGCTGTGCCTGGCTTCGGCCCAGGCGGCGGACAATCCTGCACCGCCCGTGGGCCCCAGTGCCGATCCGACCCAGGTGCGACCGGGCGCCTACGTGCTCGATCCCGATCACGGCAAGATCACGTGGTCGGTCTCCCATCTCGGCTACTCGACCTATTACGGCCAGTTCACCGGCCTGACCGGGACCCTGCAGCTCGATCCGAAGGCGCCGGAGAAGAGCGGCCTCGACGTCACCGTGCCTCTCGGCGGCGTCATCACCGGCAGCGCGCGGCTGAACGAGCATCTCGCGGCGCCGGATTTCTTCGATGCGGTCAAGTTCCCGAACGCCACCTTCAAGGCCACCCAGATCGAGCCGACGAGCCCCACGACGGCGCGGATCACCGGCGATCTGAATCTCCGCGGCACCGTCCGGCCGCTCGCGATCGACGCGACCTTCAATCAGGCCGGCATCCACCCGGTCGATCAGCGCTACACGGTCGGCTTCGATGGGCGGGCCGTAATCAAGCGCTCCGATTTCGGCATCAATGCGTATCTGCCGCAGCTCGGCGATGAGGTGACCCTGCGGATCGAGGGGGAGTTCAAGGCCGCGCCCTGA
- a CDS encoding DUF817 family protein → MTSAPDRDSSDEPAPPKNGVSAAAQWQAIGRFIVAEARLQEAVVAHGRVAAAIYEFVRFGLKQGWACLFGGLLLALMLGTRLVWPEHAPIARYDALFLAAVMLQVLLLRLRMETWSEARVILVFHVIGTAMEIHKTAIGSWVYPEANLFRLGGVPLFTGFMYAAVGSYLARVWRLFDFRFKRHPSLRLLAPLSVAIYVNFLTDHLGYDLRVPLLLIAAAAFAPAIVYFKIWRQHRAMPLLLGLLLVALFIWFAENLGTLSGTWLYPSQRHHWSMVPVAKLSSWFLLMIVSYTLVARVNGIASWPAATPMTAPPRLPAARWTHLGLAIAVIGLGLLLRVPTWHLPLPVHHYGGGILWGAMVFLLVAALRPARWGLRGCVIAAAIGAALIETSRLIHTAALDAFRSAMAGQLLLGNIFSVWNFGAYAAGIGAAALLAVSLHRDRRRAALPA, encoded by the coding sequence TTGACGTCAGCGCCTGATCGCGACTCGTCCGACGAACCGGCTCCGCCGAAGAACGGTGTCAGCGCAGCGGCACAATGGCAGGCGATCGGGCGCTTCATCGTCGCCGAGGCGCGCCTGCAGGAGGCGGTCGTTGCGCATGGCCGCGTCGCGGCCGCAATCTATGAATTCGTGCGCTTCGGGCTGAAGCAGGGCTGGGCCTGCCTTTTCGGCGGCCTGCTGCTGGCGCTGATGCTCGGCACACGCTTGGTCTGGCCGGAGCACGCACCAATCGCACGGTACGACGCGCTGTTCCTCGCAGCCGTGATGCTTCAAGTGCTCCTGCTACGGCTGCGGATGGAGACGTGGTCCGAAGCCAGGGTGATCCTGGTCTTTCACGTCATCGGCACCGCGATGGAGATCCACAAGACGGCCATCGGAAGCTGGGTCTATCCGGAAGCGAACCTCTTCCGTCTGGGTGGCGTACCGCTGTTCACGGGTTTCATGTACGCGGCCGTCGGCAGCTATCTCGCTCGCGTGTGGCGCCTCTTCGATTTCCGGTTCAAACGGCATCCAAGCCTGCGCCTGTTGGCGCCGCTCTCGGTGGCGATCTACGTCAACTTCCTCACCGATCATCTCGGCTACGATTTGCGCGTTCCTCTCCTTCTCATCGCCGCGGCAGCGTTCGCCCCCGCGATCGTGTACTTCAAGATCTGGCGACAGCACCGCGCGATGCCGCTGCTGCTCGGACTTCTGCTCGTTGCGCTGTTCATCTGGTTCGCGGAAAACCTGGGTACTCTTTCGGGCACTTGGCTCTATCCGAGCCAGAGGCATCACTGGTCCATGGTTCCAGTGGCCAAGCTTTCCTCCTGGTTCCTGCTGATGATCGTGTCCTACACCCTCGTCGCCCGGGTGAACGGAATTGCCAGCTGGCCGGCCGCGACCCCGATGACGGCACCGCCACGCCTCCCGGCCGCTCGTTGGACGCACCTCGGCCTCGCCATTGCTGTGATCGGGCTGGGCCTTCTGCTGCGGGTGCCAACCTGGCATCTGCCGCTCCCGGTTCACCATTACGGCGGCGGCATTCTATGGGGTGCGATGGTGTTCCTGCTCGTAGCTGCCCTGCGTCCGGCGCGATGGGGCCTGCGCGGCTGTGTGATCGCCGCCGCGATCGGTGCGGCGCTCATCGAGACGAGCCGGCTGATCCACACCGCAGCCCTGGACGCGTTCCGGTCGGCGATGGCCGGCCAGCTCCTGCTCGGCAACATCTTCTCGGTGTGGAACTTCGGAGCTTACGCCGCCGGCATCGGTGCGGCCGCTCTGCTGGCGGTTTCCCTTCATCGTGATCGCAGGCGCGCCGCGCTGCCGGCTTGA
- the proB gene encoding glutamate 5-kinase — MIPALEDFRRIVIKVGSALLVDRGAGRLRHAWLAALAEDIAELHARGVDVLVVSSGSIALGRTVLGLPAGALRLEESQGAASVGQITLARHWAEALGHHGIVAGQILVTPQDTEERRRYLNARATVLKLLEMRAVPVVNENDTVATSEIRYGDNDRLAARVATMIDADVLVLFSDIDGLYTAPPKSDPDARHLPVVERITPEIEAMAGGPASELSRGGMRTKVEAAKIAASGGTHLVIADGRGKNPLKAMRDGARCTWFLSGSTPTAARKTWIAGSLEPRGTLTIDPGAVKALRGGASLLPVGVRAIEGSFSRGDAVVIRDPEGRVLGRGLVAYDSAEAGLIIGHPSARIPDVLNYPGRAWMVHRDDLALF, encoded by the coding sequence ATGATCCCTGCCCTCGAAGATTTCCGCCGCATCGTCATCAAGGTCGGCTCGGCGCTTCTGGTCGATCGCGGCGCCGGCCGCCTGCGGCACGCCTGGCTTGCGGCCTTGGCCGAGGACATCGCGGAACTGCACGCCCGCGGGGTCGATGTGCTCGTCGTGTCTTCGGGCAGCATCGCGCTCGGGCGGACGGTGCTCGGCCTGCCGGCCGGCGCCCTGCGGCTCGAGGAGAGCCAGGGGGCTGCCTCGGTCGGTCAGATCACCCTCGCGCGGCACTGGGCCGAGGCGCTGGGCCACCACGGCATCGTCGCCGGGCAGATCTTGGTGACGCCCCAGGATACCGAGGAGCGCCGCCGCTACCTGAACGCCCGGGCGACGGTGCTGAAGCTCCTGGAGATGCGTGCGGTGCCCGTGGTCAACGAGAACGACACGGTGGCGACCTCGGAGATCCGCTACGGCGACAACGATCGACTCGCCGCCCGCGTCGCCACCATGATCGATGCCGACGTGCTGGTCCTGTTCTCGGATATCGACGGCCTCTACACGGCGCCGCCGAAGAGCGATCCGGACGCGCGCCACCTGCCGGTGGTGGAGCGCATCACCCCCGAGATCGAGGCGATGGCGGGAGGCCCGGCCTCGGAGCTGTCGCGGGGCGGGATGCGCACCAAGGTCGAGGCGGCCAAGATCGCCGCGTCCGGCGGCACGCATCTGGTGATCGCCGACGGGCGGGGAAAAAACCCGTTGAAGGCGATGCGGGACGGGGCTCGCTGCACGTGGTTCCTGTCGGGCTCCACGCCGACCGCCGCGCGCAAGACCTGGATCGCCGGCTCGCTCGAGCCGCGCGGGACGCTGACCATCGATCCCGGTGCCGTCAAAGCCCTGCGCGGTGGCGCCAGCCTGCTCCCCGTCGGCGTGCGCGCAATCGAAGGCAGCTTCTCCCGCGGCGATGCCGTGGTGATCCGTGATCCGGAGGGCCGCGTGCTCGGCCGAGGTCTTGTGGCCTATGACAGTGCCGAGGCCGGATTGATTATCGGACACCCGAGCGCCCGTATTCCGGACGTGCTCAATTATCCCGGCCGTGCCTGGATGGTGCACCGCGATGACTTGGCATTGTTCTAG
- the rpmA gene encoding 50S ribosomal protein L27: protein MAHKKAGGSSRNGRDSEGRRLGVKKFGSEAVIPGNIIVRQRGTKWHPGANVGMGKDHTLFALVPGHVRFETRRGRAFVAVAPLAEAAE from the coding sequence ATGGCACACAAAAAGGCTGGCGGCTCGTCCCGCAACGGTCGCGACTCGGAAGGCCGGCGCCTCGGCGTCAAGAAGTTCGGCTCGGAAGCCGTGATTCCGGGCAACATCATCGTGCGCCAGCGCGGCACCAAATGGCATCCCGGCGCCAATGTCGGCATGGGCAAGGACCACACGCTCTTCGCGCTGGTACCGGGCCATGTCCGCTTCGAGACGCGCCGCGGGCGCGCCTTCGTAGCCGTAGCACCGCTGGCCGAGGCCGCGGAATAA
- the dapB gene encoding 4-hydroxy-tetrahydrodipicolinate reductase, with the protein MRLVVVGADGRMGRMLVRAVAQAEGCTLSAAIEREGSPALGQDAGTLAGLSPLDVPVTDDPLAAFAAADGVLDFTAPAATVAFAELAAQARIVHVVGTTGLSEDDFAKLRAASYHARIVQSGNMSLGINLMTELVRCVAKSLGDEFDIEICEMHHRMKVDAPSGTALMLGEAAAAGRGVDLKAVRVSTRDGHTGARKPGDIGFATLRGGSVVGDHSVIFAGTGESLTISHHAGDRGLFATGAVKAALWAHPKPPGFYTMADVLGL; encoded by the coding sequence ATGCGGCTCGTAGTGGTCGGCGCCGACGGGCGCATGGGGCGGATGCTGGTGCGCGCGGTTGCGCAGGCCGAAGGCTGCACCCTGTCGGCGGCAATCGAGCGCGAGGGCTCCCCGGCCCTCGGGCAGGATGCGGGCACGCTGGCCGGCCTGTCGCCCCTCGACGTGCCGGTGACCGACGATCCCCTGGCGGCCTTCGCGGCGGCCGATGGCGTGCTGGATTTCACCGCGCCGGCAGCCACGGTCGCGTTCGCCGAACTCGCGGCCCAGGCCCGCATCGTCCACGTCGTCGGCACGACCGGCCTGTCCGAGGACGACTTCGCCAAGTTGCGCGCGGCGTCCTACCACGCCCGGATCGTGCAATCGGGCAACATGTCCCTCGGCATCAACCTGATGACCGAACTGGTGCGGTGCGTGGCCAAGTCGCTCGGCGACGAGTTCGACATCGAGATCTGCGAGATGCACCACCGCATGAAGGTGGACGCCCCCTCCGGCACAGCGCTGATGCTGGGCGAGGCCGCCGCGGCGGGACGCGGCGTCGATCTGAAGGCGGTCCGGGTCTCGACCCGGGACGGGCATACCGGCGCCCGCAAGCCCGGTGACATCGGTTTCGCCACGCTCCGGGGCGGCAGCGTCGTGGGCGACCACAGCGTCATCTTCGCCGGCACCGGAGAGAGCCTCACGATCAGCCACCACGCCGGCGACCGCGGCCTTTTCGCGACCGGTGCGGTGAAGGCCGCACTCTGGGCGCATCCGAAGCCGCCGGGCTTTTACACGATGGCGGACGTGCTCGGCCTTTGA